The genomic region tttttagagtgctaataacaattttatatatatatatacacacacgcacacgGTAGTATATACTTGACTTTGATAGCGTAAATATGTATAATAAGTGTTCTTGGTGCATGCAAAAAGGGTCATATTATGTTATTGATTAGACGGCTCGTATATAACATATCCTttcatacaaacaaataattagataagtgaacagtatcaaaaaacagaagaaaaagggAAGTGAACGCGCTGCATATGGTATAATTGACCATTGAGTTGTTGACCCCAGTTTAGAGCCCACTAATGGACCTGGTCTTGATAGCGTACGCGCGTTGAAGATCATATATACACGGTATTGGTGGAACCATTTGGATTATTTTTTAAGCAATCTTATAATTATTTTCGTGGAAGGCAGCTTATTAAAAATGAAGTGAGATGTTGAAATGTCCAAAGTAGTGTTGAACACAAATCGTGTGCCTTGCAGATGATTTATTTTAAATGGAAAACTTAACAGAATTCGAATGATATGACAAATGAAAGATTTTGGAAAGTTGGTATTAACCATAGTTCAGTGAACAAAGCCCATGGTGCCACACCTTGCCAAGACACCTGTTCAATTGATCAAAACAGGACAGTTGTGCATAGTTTAGGATGAGCAAGAAGAATATTCCTTTAGGGTTTCAAATGTAGTCATGTATATAAATACTATTGTTTTACTCTTTATGTTTTGAGCTTTTGGTCTGccgtttctttcttctttaccATATATAGAGATGATTCTTTTCCTCAACTTTGTCAACTTTGGTTTTCATCATGGTATCCAGAGCCATTAATACCCAACAGTTGTTacattgttctttctttttctaacCTGTGGCCTCTTCAACGATTCAAGATATGACTAATCACTTTTTCTGATGCTTCCTCATCTGATCTGTCTCTTCAAACCCAGTCCTACATGCCTCCTATTGCTGCTCAACACATTGCCTTCCTCTTACCTGCCAAACTTACACGTGACAACTACCTTGTGTGGAAAGAGCTTTTCATCCCCATTTTTGAGAACTATGATATGTTAGGCCTAATTGAATGGAACTGAGCcttgcccccccccccccccccccccacaattTCTTTCTGATGCCTCCGGTACTAAACCCACAATTCCAAACCTTGATTAAGCCTAATGGGTAAAGAAAGATCGCACCTGTAAGATTTGGATAAATGCTAGCCTCTCTGAAGCTGTTCTCCCTTACACGGTTGGCTTAACCACTGCTCGTACTCTATGGCTCAACCTAGAGAATCGTTTTGGTGGTATTTCTAGATCCCACTTGCTGCAGCTCAATGCTAAGcttcaaaatttgaagaaagGAACCCTCTCTGTGTTTGACTATCTTTAGCTTGTCAAGCAGACTGCTGATTCCCTTGTTGCAGCTGGTGCACTGCTTGATGGCCTTGATTTTGTAGCCTATACCTTCAATGGCCTTCCTAGTGACTACAATGCTTTTGCTACTTCGATTAGAGTGCGTTCAGATCCTGTAAACCCTGAAGAACTCCAAGGCCTCTTGCTCAGTGAAGAGCTAGCTGCGGAGAGTCGTACCGCTCATCTCCAAGAACCCTTTTTTCAAGCTTTTCACACCTTTGCACCTTCCAAGCCTTTCAACAATAACTCTCAATCCTGTTTTTTCCAACTCCAGGCCCAACAAAAACTCCACCTTTAACCAAAATCGCTTCCATCGTCCAACTTTCCCAACAATTCCCGCAACTTCTTCCATCATAACACCACTAACAACACCAGACATTTCTGTACATTCTGCAATACCCATGGCCATTCTACTGCTAGATGTTGTAATTGTCTGAACCAGGGTTTCCAAGATTTCCCTCCACCATCAAAACTTACTACACCTTCCCCAAACTACTATTAGCCTCAATCGTCTTCTTCGTCTGCATCCTACTCCTCCATGAATCAAGCTTCTCCCTCCACATCTACCTGGTATGCTGACTCTGAGGCCACACATCACATTACCAATGACCTTTCCAATCTCTCGTTTCGGTCGGACTACATAAGACCAGACAAAGTCAGTGTCTTGACATTGAGCACTCTGGTAATTCCTATTTCTACACTCCTTCCAAATTCTTATTTAACAATATTCTTCACACACCCCAAGCTACTCATAATTTGTTGTCGGTTTATCAATTTACCAATGACAATAATTGTTGCTTGATACTTACCCCCATTTTCTTGCATAACTAAGGACATTAGTTGGCATGACAAttcacttaaaattttagttcatatgaaaatttgaaaaaggtgTATAAATTCATATGAcatttcagaaaaaaaattcCTGTATTTGAAGTTAAAGCTGCATATGCCACATACCAATGGATTCACATTTCGGATAACTCAACTCTACAACCAATTACAAGAGGTGTCAAATCAAAAACGATTTTAAACTCTTATTAAATTACCATAACTGACCAGTATAACAAATAATCCAAGAGAAATTCTGTCGCAAATACGGTAGATATGACAGATAGGTCTGGCAATTCTTGACatgacccgataacccgacacgacacgatacgaaattaacaggtgttcgggttgacaagataacgaatcgggtcgctatcaggtaacccgataagcacctgttaagataacgagttggttcgggtatacacgtgggtaacacgatacacgataagcaaaatattacttttatatttttataaccctaaaaaaatattataataattaaatatatatatatatatatatatatatatattaatttaacaattttatacccctaaaaatcacaataattatatatatatatatatatatatatatatatatatatatatattaaattaaatattaaaaattggtgaccactagatcggcttaaatatacataccactcaatttcttaagtgttatacatacaaaataaataaatttaaatctacttaatatatatatatatatatatatatatatatagacaccattgaacttgatgggatacaaattctacgaaactaatttgaacgatccaaccgtcaaacttgtttgtatatacatCGAGAtcgcatcagcaaaaaatcgcaaaaaaaaaacattcaaagatcaagtaactgGACAAAACATTTCGACGactatcaacgaaaaatcacgatttaacggttttTTTAACTCCGatcttgatgattttttacagctacactccttaaccctatatgaatataatgaatgaacttgatcttcaatttaaaatatttacactagtggataccacaaaatattatgttatacttaatgaaagtatgaataaactcttaagtgttagtgaatctattattttgatgagatacgcattctatgaaactagtttcaacgatccaaccgtcaaacttgtttgaatatatttcgagatcgtatacgccaaaaattacaaaaaataaacatttagatatcaagtaacgggacaaaacttttcgacggttatcaacgaaaaatcacgatttaacggttattttaattccgattttgatgattttttatagctacacttcttgaccctatatgaatacaatgaatgaacttgatcttcaatttaaaatatttacactagtggaaaccacaaaatcttatgctatacttaatgaaagtatgaataaactctttagtgttagtgaatctattgttttgatgggatatgcattctacgaaactagtttcaatgatccaaccgtcaaacatgtttgtatatgcttcgagattgcatatgccaaaaattgcagaaaacaaacattcagagatcaagtaactgGACAACACATTTCaacggttatcaacaaaaaatcacaatttaacggttattttaactccaatcttgatgattttttatagctacactccttgaccctatatgaatacaatgaatgaacttgatcttcaatttaaaatattcatacTGGTGGATActataaaatcttatgttatacttaggtatcgtttggtatgcagacgaaACGGGACGGAACGAAACgaaatgggacgggacgggacaggacgaaacggaacggagcgggagcaaagatgccctaggatggaaacaaggaggaagaagaaggagacggagatgttataattttgtgttccacgaatgtggaacgagtcgttccaagggggtgaggtggaacgaaaattcatccaaatctcgtcctgtggaacagctcgttccactcGTTTAAGGCCCACCAAACGTGGGatggaacgccttgtcccactctgttccttcccgtcccacgtaccaaacggtaccttaatgaaagtatgaataaactcttaagtgttagtgaatctattattttgatgggatacgcattctacgaaactagtttcaacgatccaaccgtcaaacttgtttgaatatacttcgagatcgtatacgccaaaaattgcaaaaaaataaacattcagatatcaagtaacaggaaaaacttttcaacggttattaacgaaaaatcacgatttaatggttattttaactccgattttgataatttttttatagctacactccttaaccctatatgaatacaatgaatgaacttgatcttcaatttaaaagatttacactagtggataccacaaaatcttatgttatacttaatgaaagtatgaataaactcttaagtgttagtgaatctattattttgatgggatacacattctacgaaactagtttcaacgatccaaccgtcaaacttgtttgaatatacttcgagatcgtatacgccaaaaattgcaaaaaataaacattcaaatatcaagtaacaggacaaaacgtttcgacggttatcaacaaaaaatcacgatttaacggttactttacctccgattttgatgattttttatagctacactcattgaccctatatgaatacaatgaatgaacttgatcttcaatttaaaatatttacactagtggatatcacaaaatcttatgctatacttaatgaaagtatgaataaacttttaagtgttagtgaatctatgttttgatgggatacacattctacgaaactagtttcaacgatccaaccgtcaaacatgtttgtatatactttgagatcgtatatgccaaaaattgcaaaaaataaacatttaaagatcaagtaatgggacaaaacgtttcgacggttatcaacgaaaaatcacgatttaacggttattttaacttcgatttggatgattttttacagctacactctttaaCCTTatttgaatacaatgaatgaattcgatcttcattttaaaatatttaccctagtggataccacaaaatcgtatgttatacttgatgaaattataaataaactctaggtgttagtgaatttatcgttttgatgggataccgtatacgcattctatgaaaataatttcaatgatccaaccgtcaaagttgtttgtatatgcttcaagatcgcatacgccaaaaatcgcaaaaaacaaacattcagagatcaagtaatgggacaaaacttttcaacggttatcaacgaaaaatcacgatttaatggttattttaactctgattttgttgattttttacagttacactccttgaccccatatgaatacaatgaatgaattcgatcttcaatttaaaatatttacacaagtagataccacaaaatcttatgtcatgatgatcgatgaaaattgaggattttgtaaaaggaattacattcaagctttgagttccattggcaaggtttaaacttttgagaaaagcttcacaaccttgaatatccttttgcatatccttgcacatttaatattttgtatatccttgcacatttaatattttgtaatagattagcagtgtatgaatgtttgtttattaggctcttattttcaagtgtagatgtagtacttaaatgAAAAATGTgctttaatgttttgaagtaatatttatgtggcaatgtgtggtatgtgcaagtttaagaaaaaaaatacatttttcttaacaggtCATAGCGGGTCATAATGGgtcgttgggtaaagtgacccgacctgttaaggacccgttaagataataggtgtgacacgacacgacccgttaagataacaggtgttacacgaaaacgacacgaacacgacaaatACGACCTGTTTGCCAGGCCTAATGACTGACCTAACACTAATATCCTCACACAAAGCTGTCACAAATAGGGGGGTCAAGCAAATTGACTGAGCGCATACCTGCTACATAACCTAAGAAGTAAGAACGATGACCTTTCGGCACCAACAGTAATTAAAGCTTCATGGTTCACATTTGTAATCTTAAAATCCCTTCCTCCGTGTTGAATAATACAAAGAATTGACGTTCAATATGCTTATTTGCTCTCATCATTGTATTGAATTGACGATCCCTAATTAACAAGGAATTTGACTCAGCCCAAGTACGGCCACTGCGCACGCTGTTCGCTACTTTCTTCTTATTAGTTTAATATTTTGGTTGCAGCAAGAATTGCTATATATACCCACAGCTAGCTTCCATAGATTATCATCTTCACATCCACATCTATTTCTTCTTCAGCCTTCAGTATTATACGCAGCTTTCTAATCACCTGTTCAATTACCACTTGAAGTGCACAAGCATCTTTCGTTTCAGATCAAGCAAACATACATGGCAGGTTTCAACAGCCAAAGATGGTCTCTAAAGGGTATGACTGCCCTCGTCACAGGTGGAACTAAAGGCATCGGGTAACTAAAAATTCGCTATTTCTTCCCTtatttgttctttattaatctgACAATTCAGATCAGTTCATTTCGTTTGTACATTATTCTTAATGTTTGCAAacgcaattttttttcttccaggtATGCCATAGTGGAAGAGCTAGCAGGACTTGGAGCAACCGTGCATACCTGTGCCCGTAACGAAGCGCAGATTCTTGAGAGGcttcaagaatgggaaagtAAGGGATTCAAAGTGACTGGCTCGGTTTGTGACTTAACCTCTAAAGCACAAAGAGAGAACCTCATCAAAACTGTCTCCTCTATTTTTCATGGCAAACTGAACATCCTCGTAAGCTAATTTATATATGACTAATTAGTCTATTTAAACCTTAACTTACAGCTTAATTAATATAATGATGGGTTTTGACATTGCTACGTATGGTGCTAAATGTAGGTAAATAGTGCTGCAACTTGCACACTTAGAGGAACTACAGATTACACTTTGGAAGATTTCTCAAGTATGATGGAAACCAATGTTGAATCTCCCTACCATCTTTCTCAACTTGCACACCCTCTCTTGAAAGCCTCTGGAAATGCAAGCATTGTCTTTGTGGCATCTATTGCCGGTGTGGTAGCTCTTCCAAAACTCTCTGCCTATGCAGCAACAAAAAGTGAGTAattaattttacaaaatataaataaataatgtatGTTATTAATATTAACTGTAAAACCTCTAAACATTCCTATTCATTGCTATTTTATAGGTGCGattatccaaatttcaaagAACTTGGCATGCGAATGGGCAAAGGACGGCATTCGTACTAATTCTGTGGCACCATGGGCTGTCAACACCGGAGTTAAAGTTGAATCTGTAAATATCCATCCCCTCTCTACCTAAATATTGTTGAGTCCTTTGTATCTTACcaatttaattaatatgttttaAGCATATCTCATCTAACACTCAAACTTGATTTTGCATTGTCAGGACGGCCATTCTGATGATTTCAGACGCCTAATAGGTAGAACCCCCATCCGTCGCCTGGCACAGCCTAATGAAATCTCATCTCTAGTCACTTTCCTCTGCCTTCCTGCTGCTTCTTACATCAATGGACAAGTTATTAGCGTTGACGGTGGATTTACCGTTAGCGGTTTCTAGCGAACTCAACTCGTCAATGTATAGGATGCGAAATCAGCATCCTATCTATCTGATCACATATCATCTAACAATCCCAACAGTTCTTTTATTATTTCCTACGGATAAAAATCAGTCCATCCAATTTCTAGATTGTAATTCAACATGTTACATTGTTAATAATAAGCAAATTGTCAATTTATATAGCATTCTTGTATGAAATTAATAGTAATGAAAGCAAGTTTAATTAGAAATATAATGCCAAAATTTATTCATAAATCCTACTCTTTTTCAGTTTCTTGTCACTAAATTCCCCTATGGTTTTATGGTCATgtttgggccaaaaataacagATTGAGTAGAGATGGGCTGACCTGAGAACCATGGTTCTCTGCCCAGTATGTATCCTTCAGGCCACTAGGCATTGAGCCCACCAAAAAGTTCGATTGGCCCGAGTCCTCATGAATGAAGGATTGTGAAGAAACCGAGTATGGATGGCTCGGTTGAGATTGCCAACGATAAGATTGAGATGTGGACTAAATAAAAATTATCCTAAGGATAAGAATGCCTGCGTAATTGGATAAAGATGAACAAGTCTCATGATGAAATTAGATTTAGAATCCTAGTTTAGATTAAAAAGGCTGAGAATGGTTGGAGGTGAAGTTTTGGCCATTAAAGGATAAGAGGAACATTCAAGGAGATGCCTAGCAGGTACAGTCCAATCATAACTCTACCTCGGTGGGCTTGTTTATGAAGGGGCTTCATCTATGCAACCATAAATTGAGAAGGTTCTACAATGGAAGACGCCCCCTTCAACGAACAACTCAAAACGCTCTACGTGAAACTTTCTTACATTTtcttagaaaaatattaattatccTAACCCTCCCGTTCACGTGTCTTCATTTCAGACAAGTGAACAACATTGTGTTGACAATTGgagacatcttcagtttggactAACAGCACTGGAGCTGTAGAGCTAAGTGATTCAGGAGCACCTTCCATTTGGA from Pyrus communis chromosome 9, drPyrComm1.1, whole genome shotgun sequence harbors:
- the LOC137744310 gene encoding tropinone reductase homolog, whose product is MAGFNSQRWSLKGMTALVTGGTKGIGYAIVEELAGLGATVHTCARNEAQILERLQEWESKGFKVTGSVCDLTSKAQRENLIKTVSSIFHGKLNILVNSAATCTLRGTTDYTLEDFSSMMETNVESPYHLSQLAHPLLKASGNASIVFVASIAGVVALPKLSAYAATKSAIIQISKNLACEWAKDGIRTNSVAPWAVNTGVKVESDGHSDDFRRLIGRTPIRRLAQPNEISSLVTFLCLPAASYINGQVISVDGGFTVSGF